Below is a window of Impatiens glandulifera chromosome 2, dImpGla2.1, whole genome shotgun sequence DNA.
AATCCGTGTCGTTTGTGTtgttcgtgtcgatcgtgccgatcgtgccgaatgtgccgatcgtgccgattgtgccgatcgtgccgaaaacgacctaaatatccgatctagaaactataattgtgatttctcccgattcctccgttcaaattgaaattcattcggtcagattgtaggggggaaagagacgcacctgctggagaaatttgagatcattccgacgtcaaaagctccggcggcgttgatgtgccggtcgtgcccgatgtgagaaaaaaaatctccagagaaaatttctctctctaagtgcgTTTTTGAGTAACTTATTTTCATAGCTTAAAACTTAACAAAGTAGGAAaaaggagattattgttcttcccttttcactagAGGATCGATAGGGAAACGAGTTCCTTCGTAGCTCATCCCTTCATTCGTCATCTCTTGACCGGTTAGTAGATTGCGAAATGGAGGAAAAGCACGTACACCCCGACCGCTTCCACTAGAtctcccaccacgatcaccaccaCTAGTACGACCTCCGCGATCACTACCAGATTGCCCACCACGGCCACCACTATTGCTTCGGCCTCCGTGATCACTACCACTTCTACCTCCGTCTCTTTTGGTTGGCCTTGGATTTTCATCGTTGGTTGGTGCTCGCTTAGATTTGGTGCCGGTTGATACACCGTCTCCTCTTATACTGGGCTCACCTTGAGTGATACGAGTCTGTTCTTTTTCAGCACCAGCTTTtgcattttctttctcttgaaatttccttgcaatggagtcgGCA
It encodes the following:
- the LOC124924553 gene encoding keratin, type I cytoskeletal 10-like, whose amino-acid sequence is MVKILKTQKVDRKEFVECVKILKELDNILKKNMYETHVSNSNFSKFEKQINSRQSEMMSLERQITLDNHREIMESMELFKNQMIEIQGSLRRSDGESLEYADSIARKFQEKENAKAGAEKEQTRITQGEPSIRGDGVSTGTKSKRAPTNDENPRPTKRDGGRSGSDHGGRSNSGGRGGQSGSDRGGRTSGGDRGGRSSGSGRGVRAFPPFRNLLTGQEMTNEGMSYEGTRFPIDPLVKREEQ